AACTCTAACTTTTAGAAATAGATATCCCTTCATATCCTCGACCGAAAGAGGCTTaactacttttattttacaaatgacaAGCTTAGAGATGCAAAATCCATAGAAACCAGTCCGTGTGGCGTCCTATACTGAAATTACAATTACCCTGTTAATTATCCCACTTTcttcaattaaattattatattcatACCTTTGCTCCAATCTGGTTTCCACATTGCCCAGCCTGGATGTGAACGATTTCCCTCATGGTGTGCTGCGGATGCGGGGCAGAGAGCGTCCTGAATCGACTTCACCGGCGTCCAGTCTCCTGTCTCTTGCCACTGTGTTTCtcaaaaaaaactgaacttaCCTCATTTCCAGGCGAGCATTTAGCCGGCGAGATGGATAAACGCGCTGCCGGTCAGATGACGTCGCGCACAGCGCAGCATCCCAGCATCCCCGTTAGCCAATAGGAGCGGCCCGGTTTGATGCAGTGGACCAGAGGATCAGTACCGCATCATCCTCATGACATCACCCCGTCCTATGCAGGGGGAAATGTCacctttttttccactggaCTTGTATAGTCTAAGCAATTGTTCCCTCGACTCGTCAGCCGGACATGTGCTGAGTCAGTCAGGACTGAGCTGGGTGAATAACATGATCACCAAGTAAACTAGCTGTTGTTAATATATTTTGATAAGGTTTCCTCATCTTTCAGTCCAAAccaattaatgtgttttattgcgCTGCACCATCACATCTAATCATGTcaatcagaaaataaatcaggAGCCACTGTAGGCAGTGGGGCTGACATGTTGAATCTATCCAAACCTAATGCCATCCCTCTTGTGCTTAGCTAATTAGCAGTTAGTATGTTAACAAGACAACATGGTGAACATTACACTATACTTTTGAAATATCACTATGTTGGTTATGTTGACACTAGTAGTAGCTTGAAGTAAACATGACCTCGTAGAGTTGCTAGGATGACTATAGAGTCTCACCCTTTATAGCTGTAGTGATGCATATCTCCCAACAATTTGCAGGTAATGCACTGCCAGTCATATTATTAAAGACTGTGAGAATATTTGCAAGCTACCTTGCTATCAACCTCAATAAATTCAGTGCAAAGTTGTTATATAATCAATGACTTGTTGAGTCATATCCACAGGTGATCAATAAATAgtggtttattttaacaacagatATGGCTTATATACAAGTGCATTATGtttgttaaaacaacacaaaattaaaccaaacaacTGGAAATTAGAAAGGGTACAATCCACgttttgtttacattcattcaAGTCTTCCGTCACAAGATTTGAGTTGTACATTTGAGAGAAACAAAACCTGAATATGTGCTGGGGACTTTTATTTGCCATGTTCAACAAAACTATTCACCAGTCCACATTATTATCTATTATCCTTCATGTAATCAAAGCTGGGTATTTCCACACATTTACTATTTACAAAGGTCTACCCTATCACTTGTGCTAACATTACTTAGGAttgcttttcacagatgtttatttcaatttattccAGAAAAAAAGTCAATCTAGATACTAAGAGCGATGTAATAACTGCATGGGAAATGCAAAAGTGGAAGCAACAGAACTCAGAGAAGACTCTGGCTGTATATTGTGCTGTGACACTGCATTTACACTGACGGTGCATGGGGTTTTGGCAACACGCAGTTTAATTTCTGATACAAGCCAACtgagacagacaacaacaacaattcaGTGTAATGAGAAGCTACTGACCACTGCAGCCAAGCTGCTTTTTACTGCAGATGCCGGGAATTCCACATTAAATCCAGTGTCGACACCCTGTCCCACAAAGTAGATTACATGTGGGTCTATTGCAAAAACTGAATGTGTAGCTGCTGATTTCAGTACTGTATTCAAAACGCTGCTCTGTTTTCCCTTTATTTAAAAGTCAAGACGCCAAGCGCCACCTAATCTGACATCACATGATTTCAGGACATTGTGCTTTGAAGCTATCAGCATGGAATACCTGTGTTtgacattaaatattcatatgactgtttttgttgttgtcgtttCAATAAATGGAAGTTTGTTGACTTTGAAGAGGAAAACTAAAAACTTTCATACTTTCGTTCAAGCAATCAACAATCACAGGCAAACAACCATAAAGTTGATCAATTATCGATGTGTTGAAAGATATGTTTTGTCAATGCATAAGTcgacttaaaaaaaaaaaaaaaaaagcaaaagagaatTGTGGTGAGACTTTTGTTTGGTGTTGTCCCGGACTGCTGAAGGACACCTCAATCAATCACAAATACTCCCTGGATAAATTGTTTATAATATGATTATAGCGTGAGAGAGTTTTATCACATTTGAAATAAGGAGACATCATTAAGTTGGCTCTAAggttatacagtacagtgtggttgttattatttatcattgttATGAGGATTGTTGTAAACAGTGGTCTATCCATCACACACCTTACTTAGACAAACACGACAACCACCAATGCATGAAGGATGTAACTACAACTGTCAGGTTACACACAGATCTTAGTCAAGTATAATGCTGTCCACTGAGGGATATAGGCTTTGGAAGAAAAGGTCCCTCCTCAAACAAGAGTCTGTCAATTTAAGAATAGGAATCAGTTCATCTAGAAATAGAAAtctgacctgttttttttttttttatgtcattgtgacatttgtttttaaaaacacaccaagTTGTGCACGTGAATGTATACATTCACCTTTGACATCCACAAACTGTTCACGTCAGAAAAGGATTTGGAAAACACACCGAAAGTTAGCGATGCTGTAACATTTAGCAATCACGTCACATATTTTGTCATCCGTGggttgcatttaaaaaaaaaaaaaaaaaaatgctgttactgtctttttttaaaggtttgctagtttgttttgctgacacatttattttcatgctTTGTCCccactgcaaaaataaaaaaataaaataaggtgCCACCGTACTGTGGTGCCACAAATACTGTAAGAATGGAATATAGCTTTGTACATTAAGGGCAGGCCGTGGGAGATTATTCAAAATAAtactttgaattaaaaaaaactcaatcaAGCTCAACAACTAATTATGCATTTACTTACAATAtcacatttacaaataaaagcatttgcaTACCATACATTTCATTGACTGAAACAATTGGAAATATAAAAGTTTTTTCCAGACCGACAAAATACGggtcttttttcccccccactAACATCATTGTCCATACAATGAACCGCATGTTGACGAAAGCAGTTTAGTTCAATCACCTCAATAATTCTAGTTCACCAAATGGTGACGGAGCCTTCAGTCTTTTATTAATTAGAGAATTAACTAGTATTTTTGTAGTTTGAATTTGGGGCTCATCTGATTTACTTCGATCCAGTACATATGTGGCAGGGGAATGCATGAAACTGTATTTACCCAAATACTGTAGCAAACACTGTCTCAGCACTAATGTTTTTGGCACTATGTCTACATATCATTTTGGTCAGAGTAGTTTTTGgcattgtatttaaaaaatgactccAATTTGGATTGTTTACCTCTATAGTGGCAAAAGAAAGTACTTTGTAACATTCAGATTTTCCTTGTCCTCACAGGTAAGGCGttatttttatacaaatatgTTAGACAGACATTTCATTTGAGCAAAAGTACCAgtgattagattttttattttttttttattttttgtttgtttttatttctttttaagcaTCATCGCGTTTCTCACCAGTCCTGATGACATGATGTCTCAGCAATTGTGGGCAAGTCTctttaaaatgacagacagtGATTTCCCATTCATTTACATCAAAGTAGTTTATAGGCTGGTGATTTCCAGTGACATTCAAAAGGAGCAGAAGATAACTGTCACATTGTCACAAACCAGCCTCCGTCTCTCACTCGCGTGGCCTCATTTATTGGCTAAATGcaggagggggagggggtgggggggtgggggggcattgagaaacaaacagcagcgcCATATGATATGTCTACTCAACTCCAGGTAGAGATAGTCTTCATTAAGTGCCTGAAGTCTGAGCAGGACAGTTCTTGTCCCCTCCCCCCCTCAGATATTCATGTAGCGTGGGCTGCCTCCCAGTGCAACCGTAAAGCTTGTTTTTCTGGATGCAACACTGAATCATGATGACGCCACACCAttaacagtgttgttttctgtgctggTACTGTCCCTGATGTACAGGTCACCAGTGTCTATGGGGGAGGAGATGGTGCAGTCTATTATAGAAGTGGGTGCTGCTTCTGTGGAGCCCGTGACAGTCAGAGCAGTTGATTCTGGAGTGGAACTGTCCACAATGTCTGTGACAGGAAGAATGGTAGGACATGGTGCAGTGGTGGTGGCATTAGCTATGGCAGGAGGAGAGTCCTGAGGCATAAGGCCTGAGTCAATGGGTGAAGAGGAAACGGTGACTGCACTTGGGGAAGTAGGAGCTATATCATTAACACAGGGACCAGTAGAGTCCAGCTGTGGTGATTGGGATTTTAAGACAGGTGGTATGGGAGACTCTCTAATTGAAGGAGGAGATGTAGATTCATCTGTTATTCCTAACTGGATGGGAATGTCAGAGTTTGTGCTAATAGAGGGTGGAAGGTCAGAGACGATGTTACATTCTGTCATAGGAACAGGAGAAGAAGCAGGGGATGGAGGGAGACTGTCGTGTGTAGACGGGATGTGGTCTACTACAGTGGCATGAGTGTTCTCTGGTAAAGGCAGGTCAAATTTCGGGGTGATGATGTCAATGTCATTGCTTAGGGGGTTTGGAGATTCTAACGTGGTGCTAGGTAGGGGTTCAATGACAGGTGTGGTGCAGATCAATAAAGAGGGAGGCACACTTTGAGGGACAGGTGGAGAGGAAGAGTCCAGGGAAGGGGCAGGGGTAGCATCTGACTCTTTTGCAGAAGAAGGTCTGGTGCCGTTTATTTCAGGGAGGGCAGAATCCACTGAGGGCTCAACAGAATCCAGGACTATTGCTGGAGCTACTTTGGAATTGACTAAAAGCGGATCTGTGATGCATGGGGCTTTGTGTAAAGGAGTAGAAGACAGCAGGTGCTCTTTGCTGGCATTTACCTTGCTGTCTTTACCAAGTGCAGTTATGGGGATTGTGGATAAGGATAACACAGAGTGACCATTAGGGTCTTTGGGCTCAGGCTTGGCAGAGTGCACCTCCATAAACGTGGGGACTGACATCTCGCAAACCGATGGAGCAGTCAAATCAACAGCTGAAGAGGCGGTGGAGTCCATCGTGGACACTGCGGTGGCGGCGGCCTCGTGCAGTGGCGTGCCATGTACCCTCGTGTAGTCCCTGCTGCTGGATCGTGCCAGCAAGAAGCCCTGTTCAGGTTTCCTTTGGGGCAGAAGAGGTGGGCGAGAGTATATTTCGGCATCAGCCAGGGTTTCAGGGAGGGACTGGTCACGTGTCTCAGGCAGCAGTAGAATGCAGATGATGCAGATAAGAGTGCAGCAGGCAAAGATAATATGGTGAAGGAAATAGCCCTTCTGATTGTGGAGCTCCATGATGGGCGCAGTCAGCCTGCCAAAGCCGGCACTGGCTAGGACCAGGCCCAGACCACCACCCCTGTGGGGTGACAGAAAAACATCATCTTTCAGTATCTGATCCCATACATCTTAAAACCAATACACTTCCTATAAACAGCCCAAAAAGGAAGTTTAGAAATACAGTGATTTATGATCTATGCAATATACTGAAGAGCTATCaggtaaatacaaaatgaaactCTAGTGTTTGCCTTATGTGGATGCATCAGTGCCATTatatcaaacagcagcagggagtGCTGCAGTACTTCCAAACGCCCTCCTCAATATACATTTGCCGTTGCATAAATCCAACACCAGGTGGCGACTTTCAAGCACTGTCAGCAGAACAACACCCCTTACATAACCTCAGATAATGAACAGCCAGTGCTGTGTCATATATTCTCTAAGGCACAGGCTAATTTATTCAAGATGTGGATTACATTTGACACTGAACTGTGATAGTGTGTTGTTTGCAGCAGTTCAATAATTTCATATCCTATTGCAGGAGGTGAAGCAGCTAATCCATCTGCAGGAACGTTTGCGTGATGGCATCCAACAATTGATTTTACTGAATCTCATGCAAGTGAAGACAATAAAGCAGATGTAGAAGGAATACTTCTACAATTTTGAGACTAATCACTGATATGTTTAATCACAACACCTGTGCTATAGCCATTAATATCATTTATGCCTCATGTAAGTAAAAGCACATTAGTCACATTTCATCCTCTGGTATAGTGCTGCAGTGTTCTTACCTGATCACAGTGGGCGTGATCTCAGCACAGAAGAAGATGCTCAGGTTGCTGACTGCATGGGAGGAGAACATACCAATGATGGAGAAGGCGATGGAGAAGTTCTTATTCAGCGTACCTGAACTATCTGCCGACAAAGCAGAAGACACACAGGCATGGTAATTTGCACTCAGTACCCTCAGGAGTCAGTAAAAGGACAATGGTTCTtcacatgaaacaaaaaaaaaaaaaaaagaaagaaagctaaCCCTTTGAACAGACAGTTTCCAACAAGCACAGCATATATTAAATATCAAGAAAAATGATAACTGATGATTTCATTAAacattgtgtttgcatgtatgttAATGTTggtctttttgtttatttatttttcaagtgGTGTGTGTTAAGAACACAGAGAATGCATATGTTGATAAGTTTCGCCCATACAAAGGAACAACTTAGACCAAAGATCAGTCATTATTTTATGAATAAGACACGCTGAAGATGGCAGAGAGGGGATCAGAGGAGACTCCTTTGTAATCAGCTCCCCCCTCCCACTGAGGGATTagtgtggcaagaaaaaaaaaaaataaaaagatattgATGAACAGAGGGAACAGTGAAGAAAGATATGTGATGAGATTTACAGCTCTCTAACAAAGAGGTTCATCTTTATCAACAGAAATGAGgataaataagtaaaaagcaAGTCATAATTACATCTACTACTTCATTAGTTGTCCCTGCAGGGCTTGGATACACCTAATGAAATACTGCAGGACAGCTGCATGCagcacattttctaaaacctCATCAAGACAGAGCAGCAACCTAAGTGATGACGAGTCATTGTGCGAGACAATTCAATGCACTCTCTGGAAGCGTTTGGACCCGACAGGCATCACAGTGGAAAACTAAGCAGACGTATTCAATGATTGATCAGTGCATCTCCCAAACTCAAACATGATCACCAAATGCAGGACGTCACAGGAACAAAGAGATGATCCTACCTATATTCAGGTGGCCACTGTACTTCCCCAGCACTaatagagaaacacaaaaacatcagacaTGTATTTAGTTGAATCCAGGgtgaaactttaaaaacaaacatcaattaaaaaaaaaaaaaaaaaaaaaaaaaagctcataaACACAGTGTTACAACACAAAGTTCACAAACCTCAAAGGGGAACGTGAAACATGAGCATAACCTTGATGTGTTGACTCAGGTTAAACATTAATTCTCACTCATTTGTAACTGAATAAACTGACCTGGGTAAAAGTAGCGGTTTGTAATTATGCTCAACAACTCCATTAGCAACAACTAAATAAGGTAACGAAGCTCTGACATGCGACAAGCACGTGCGTCGAGGGGCAATATTGTGAGACGAGCAAGAAAATGTTTACAGTAAACATCATAGAATGGTTTTCAAttgttttatgaaatgtaaCAAACTTTGTttacaataagaaaataattcagCATAGCGTATAGAGCTAGAGCTGGaagctgcaggctgcagctcGAGCCCTCAGGACACGACGTGTGTGCACTTGCTCCATGAGGCCAAAAAGGCATAAATGTGCAAAACGCCCAGGTCAAATTTTCAAGTTTAACGTCAGATTAATTCAAAACCATGGACATGAGTTGGATCTTATGGCTGAATGGAATCCTGAGAATAGATGAAAACTATAAAGACTCCAATAAACAATGTGCATGTCAGTATATTTGTAGATTTTAGGTGGAAATGACCGGCAGCGTCAGTGCAAGTATCATACAGCAGCTGCTACAGCACAAAAGTCTGCACTTTTATTTTGCGGAATGGGTGGGGGTGCCTTGAGAAGGAGTGTAACAGTCCGACTGCCTGGAGGAGGAAGCCTTTGTAGAAATCTGGCACTTCTGGTTTGTATGCAACACAACCGTTTGCCAGAATGCAGTAGGGTGAACAGCCTGAGACGGGACTGTGCACAATCTCTCAACAATACCGGTGGCTTAGCTCATCTTCGTGTTGCATCAAAAGATCATTTGTTTGGCACCAATCTGGacaaataaagttgttttttgtttgtttgttttgtttggtgcCATGTTGTAATCCAGTATCTCAGTACATCCATGAAGCAACTAACCTGGCTCCGTCCAAAGTTTAAAAAGCCAGCCTGTATTGATTAACATGTTTTATCGTGTTTGTTTAATCCTCAGAAGCAAGTTGTAAGAGTTTCATTGATTTTCTCAACTCTAAACAAATATGTGTAAACTCTGAGATGTAACCAAGCGCTATTAGAGAATTGAAAATCGAGAAGAAGACGTTCTTCAGCTACTAATCTTTAAGGACAACACGATATCACAGTGGTATCACCGTTCAGGAATGAATACTACATATGGTTCTCATTAGTTACTCACAGTTGAGCAGGCCCAGCTGCAGTAGTGACGCCAGAGCAGTGATGATCATGAACATGAGGAGGCCACCCCGCCGGCCCATCAGGCCCACGGCCGGACACAGGGCCATGCAGGATGCCACTGCAATGCCCGCCATGGTGTAATAGTCTGCATAGAAATTATGGAACATGGTGGTTTCCTCGGCTTCAGGGTCCATCATGCTGCGGGCAAAGCAGTGGTGGATCCCGTAGCCTGTTAGCCTGAGTAAAGAGCATAGAGAGGTAAACATAATGAGGTTAATTCAAATTAATGTCAGAGTATAAAGTCTAAATGTGTTGGGTGAAGTAGAGAGTAGAACTGAAATGATAAAGGAATAAAGTCACATACATAAAGAGAGGAGATAAACAATGACACAAGAGGTCAGGCAGCGAGGGACGAGAAACAATTCCGTTTTCTCATGTTTGCTCTCATCTCTCAAAAACACAGCGCGCATGTAAACAGAGGCTTATtgcacacaaagcacacacCCCACAAGcatataggaaaaaaaaaaaaaaaaaaaacaacaagcaaacacGCACACCCTCTCTCCTGGTTGTCTGATGTTTCATAAGGACACAGCTCATGTAAAATTTATGCCGACTCAGAGAGTCAGGGACACATGCGCTGGAGCAGAGCAAAAAGCTGGTCTGCGGAGCCGGAGAGGAGGTCtcagatacagagaggagacgAGATCCCGCTGGAGATGAAAAAGGAGAGCAGCACAGATACCGAAGGACAAAAGCGTTTAGGGCCACTGATCAATGCTGCATCAAGCTGCCAGGTTAATACTGGAAACTTGACTGCACAAAATGGTGCCTCTGACTGACGCTGCCTCGCCCTGAGCACACATATACAAGCGTGCACATGCATTTCCCTTGTCTCACTCTCATGTTTTCATACGCTCCCACACCTATTTAGCACCTTTGCATGATAATGTCCGAACATTTCTCACAGTGCTGGTGCTCGAGACAAATACTTACGAGTTGACACAAAGCACAACGATATTCTTCCACAGGTTTCTCGTCCCGACCATTTTGACAATGCACGTCTTTTTGGGTTTCTTTTGGAGAGCTCTCTGCAATTCTGGAAACGAGCAAACACATTAGAAACTGAACCGTGTGCTGCAtatttgtgataaataaaatacaggtaTAAATCCACTGACACAGATGTAAATtcattagaaatataaaaaagtatcaTATAATTCTATATATTGTGACCTATTAAATactccacttcctgtttcctcatcTGCCAACACATTTACCAATTCTAGTTTATCTGCAATGAGCTGATATCAGCTGATATCAACCTCCTCCTACAGCATTAATCGAGCTGTAGTTGCAGTCAAACTCCGTTTTGAGGTCAGAGGAAGGCTTCATAGCAGTCTGGCTTCTCAAAAACGTCAAATCTGGTTTATTGTaaccacagaataaaaataaatgtggaatAATGAGCACATTTCATCCCACGCGACTCATTTCCCCTCAGCTTTTGTGAGACaggtatgaaaaaaaaaaaatcagagaaaaacaggaacgGTAACTGGATAGGCAACACCCCTCAGCTGCTGGGGATATGTGACAGAGCACACTGCGGATGTTTTGGTATCCGACTATACGTTgccagagaaacacacacagctctgctttGTACGTTCAGGTTAACTCAAACAGCATTCCACAAAACAGCCTCAAGgttatctctgtctgtcttactCAAGCTTTCCAGTGAACTCCTCACTAACAAACCCCTGAGTAAGATTATTCCTACCACTCACGTTCCAAAAATGACCTAATCAGCAGTCATGGGTGCATTTGTCATGTCTCACCGGTTCAAAAGATTTCTCAACTTTGCTTCTAAAGCAGCAGTAAGTGCATTGATTTCCAACACTACAGTGTCAAGCACTTGAAAGACGCAAATATTACTGGAAGAGTTGGGGACACCCAGCTACTATAAAAACAAGAGAGCATAAATTGATGTCTATGGTAATGTACATTTCTCAAATGCTGCATCAGCACACCGTCTCTCAGACCTAAAAAAAGCCCAGACAGTTTTAGACTGAGTAGTTCCTCCATTGGGGCTTTTCCCTGGAGTGGGACTgtttcttttggttttgttttgttttgttttgttttggataATTACAGTAAGGAAGtgacagacagaacagaagcGACGCAGTTCACTCCGCTCTTTGTTTCTCTGGCAGCTCTCCCGAGCGCAGACGCTAACAGTTAACCTGGGGTCAAAGTGCCTGACCTGTGTCCATCTGTCATCTGCGCGCCATCATGTCAGCTCATGCCCAACCATCCAGGCTATAATGAAATTAATGATGATTTTCGAGAAACCGTAACGTACTGCTCAACACCCACTGCTCCTTCTAGAGTCTCGCGTTACTGTGGTAACAAGATAGCAAATAGATATAACCTTGGCAATCTGGTTTATTTAGGAAAGCTGGGGAGACGTCTACACGCCatgtatttcaaaataagaataaaatgaGGGCAGCAAGTATATAGGGCACaagaacaactgtaaaataaagatgttaataacatataatacatacagcaaaatatcaaactgtaaaatgtacatttattttctttccaattGCCCTCAGTATATTGAGTACCTGTGAGGATTTGTTCCGTGTCTGTGTTCCTTGTCTGGTTTTTCTTTACTATATGTCCGATGATCCACTTGGAGCGGCAGTACTGCTGAGTGGCCAACAGCCAACGCAGTGACTCGGGGAAGATCCTGTCAAAAAGACGGGGGATGCCCTTATTAATAAGAcatgtaaaatgattaaaaataaaaacagtcctCCTTTTAAAAGGCCGAATGaaatctctgttgtttttcttaaccAGTATGCACTTCCAGTCACATCATTTACAGGTAGAACTATTTCTATTTAGCTCCCACCTGGACTCTTTAAAGATGTAAAATTTGTTGCACTATCTGGCGTTTGTGTTATGTTCAATTAAGTGTGTGCAACTTCTCTGAGCAGCTCCTCCGCACAGGAACTTGTTGATTTCATAGTCGGCACAAACAACATTCTACAGTTTCTGTGGAACAAGCAAATGTGCAGGATTCATCACTGGTGTGGTTTGTAATTGTTTCCACAAATCAGCAAAACACCAGCAGTATTTCTCGTCATTTGCAAAATCAGCCATTTTTAAGTCATGAGTCCAAtctgtgccccccccccaaaGTGTATTCCAATATTGATGTTTGATCAGATTAGTACTTTCTGAATGGAACCTGCCTTTGTTCTTCAGGTACACTGTGGAAGAAAGCCAAGGTCTTTCATAATCTGTGATAACTTCTATATTTGTGTAGACTTTGGTAGAGTGGAAGAGAATACATGAGTATCTATTGCCTGAGCATTACCAAAAAGAGTCAACAGTCACAGAAAGGTCACTGCAAATGAGTTGACAAAAAGCCATTACATTTAATTCTGCTGGGATTCACTGCTTGGAAAGTGCCCTTGGAGGCAAGACTTGCTTTAGTGAAACCATGTAAATCTTCCAAGCATCCATCTTTTATTTGAATACTGTGGATTTTCATTTCAACTAGTGCCACATACTTCACTGGTAGAAGAGTCCTGTATAGAATTTGGCCTTTTGGCAAAGTGCACTCAGGTCTTACCAGATGTAggacagcatcagcagcagggGGCAGATGATGACAGCTTGGAGCACCTGCCAATCACGACTGAGGTATGCCACCCCGGGCATCAGCAGCTGGCCACCCAACATCACAAAACTGGCCACCATGGTCATGGAAAAGCGCCAGCCCGGCAGGCACAGCTCAATCCCTGGCAGCGGAAACAAAAAGGAGTGGCAACACAAGAGGGCATGTTTGTTAGAAGGTTTTCTGCAAAGggcaaaaacacagaatcagAATTTATGACTTTGCATGTATATTTATTAATGTGACACTGGGAGCATTCATGTAAACAGAAGAACTGGGTGTGGAGAATGATCCGCTTTGTTCTCGTGCAGACAGAAACAAGTGGTTGATGATTCAACGATCAAACCAGAAGACCACCTCTGACTAAGTGAGGCAGGGTCCTGACAGTCGATTTATAGC
The window above is part of the Anabas testudineus chromosome 17, fAnaTes1.2, whole genome shotgun sequence genome. Proteins encoded here:
- the LOC113171747 gene encoding solute carrier family 22 member 23-like — translated: MAVVQLDREDHQPENGFVSPETTSPGLLARIDDSVLPALGGFGKYQKQLIVLTWIPALFIGFSQYSDNFLLAQPNSTCIHPLGNLTNQTTNHSLMVDNQKNTSAYSSSIYANGSYNDNTHCSCTEWAFELHTGLVQNVVTKWSLVCDSAWKVHIAKFSLLVGSIFGYLVFGILADWFGRHPVLIISVLFMLVFGLTVAFSVNVPMFSTLRFFEGFCLAGITLSLYVLRIELCLPGWRFSMTMVASFVMLGGQLLMPGVAYLSRDWQVLQAVIICPLLLMLSYIWIFPESLRWLLATQQYCRSKWIIGHIVKKNQTRNTDTEQILTELQRALQKKPKKTCIVKMVGTRNLWKNIVVLCVNSLTGYGIHHCFARSMMDPEAEETTMFHNFYADYYTMAGIAVASCMALCPAVGLMGRRGGLLMFMIITALASLLQLGLLNLLGKYSGHLNIDSSGTLNKNFSIAFSIIGMFSSHAVSNLSIFFCAEITPTVIRGGGLGLVLASAGFGRLTAPIMELHNQKGYFLHHIIFACCTLICIICILLLPETRDQSLPETLADAEIYSRPPLLPQRKPEQGFLLARSSSRDYTRVHGTPLHEAAATAVSTMDSTASSAVDLTAPSVCEMSVPTFMEVHSAKPEPKDPNGHSVLSLSTIPITALGKDSKVNASKEHLLSSTPLHKAPCITDPLLVNSKVAPAIVLDSVEPSVDSALPEINGTRPSSAKESDATPAPSLDSSSPPVPQSVPPSLLICTTPVIEPLPSTTLESPNPLSNDIDIITPKFDLPLPENTHATVVDHIPSTHDSLPPSPASSPVPMTECNIVSDLPPSISTNSDIPIQLGITDESTSPPSIRESPIPPVLKSQSPQLDSTGPCVNDIAPTSPSAVTVSSSPIDSGLMPQDSPPAIANATTTAPCPTILPVTDIVDSSTPESTALTVTGSTEAAPTSIIDCTISSPIDTGDLYIRDSTSTENNTVNGVASS